CATCTTGATATTTTTAATATTTTATATCTTAAAATACCCGCAGGGGTTTTAATGTCAATTACTTCATTTTGCTTATGTCCCAATAAACCTTTGCCTACTGGAGAAACAATAGAAATCTTACCATGCGAGAAATCAGCTTCTAACTCTGAGACTAATGTATACTGTAATTCTTCTCCTGAGTTTAAATCCTTTATCCTGACAGTTGCGCCTATCAGGGCCTTACTTTTAGAAATATTTTGGCCATCAAGGATTTGGGCACGGGACAACTTTTCCTCCAGTTCCATAATTCTTTTCTCGTTTAATACTTGCGCTTCCTTGGCTGCACTGTACTCAGCGTTTTCGCTTATATCTCCGTGTGACCTTGCTTGCTCTATCTCATTAGATAATTCTCTACGGCGAACCCTCTTTAAGTATCCCAATTCTTC
This is a stretch of genomic DNA from bacterium Unc6. It encodes these proteins:
- a CDS encoding transcription elongation factor GreA, which gives rise to MCQGSIYLTPEGYGKLTEELGYLKRVRRRELSNEIEQARSHGDISENAEYSAAKEAQVLNEKRIMELEEKLSRAQILDGQNISKSKALIGATVRIKDLNSGEELQYTLVSELEADFSHGKISIVSPVGKGLLGHKQNEVIDIKTPAGILRYKILKISR